Proteins encoded together in one Streptomyces sp. NA04227 window:
- a CDS encoding MazG family protein — MNATPETAAGRIVLLTTSHRVAPGLLAWPAWQALHAADRVLCAQAAHPQLPYLREAGVLVEQEVPVARELVDWCDGGRTVVVVATGEGDRKLTDGLATLAGSGRVTMPELELLPASYDLPGARLLDLVQVMDRIRAECPWSSRQTHEGLAKYAIEEAYELVEAIEQGDRDELREELGDVLLQVVFHARIAEEGLAGGEAGLQEEGDGEEEEEEGREGEEAGAGAFSIDDVAAGIVDKLIHRHPHVFGDETASTPEDVKAHWMRTKAEEKQRDSVTEGVPLGQPGLALAAKLGSRARGAGLDVPLPAGEGIGYQLLALALSAEREGVDPEAALRSAARAYRDAILVAEGR; from the coding sequence GTGAACGCTACGCCTGAAACGGCCGCCGGCCGCATCGTCCTGCTCACCACCAGCCACCGGGTCGCCCCGGGCCTGCTCGCCTGGCCCGCCTGGCAGGCACTGCACGCGGCGGACCGTGTGCTGTGCGCACAAGCGGCGCACCCCCAGCTCCCCTACCTGCGGGAGGCCGGGGTCCTGGTCGAGCAGGAAGTGCCGGTCGCCCGCGAACTCGTCGACTGGTGCGACGGCGGCCGCACCGTGGTCGTCGTCGCCACGGGTGAGGGCGACCGCAAACTCACCGACGGCCTCGCCACGCTGGCGGGTTCGGGCCGAGTGACCATGCCCGAACTGGAACTGCTGCCCGCCTCCTACGACCTCCCGGGCGCCCGGCTCCTCGACCTCGTCCAGGTCATGGACCGCATCAGAGCCGAGTGCCCCTGGTCCTCCCGGCAGACCCACGAAGGGCTCGCGAAGTACGCGATCGAGGAGGCGTACGAACTCGTCGAGGCGATCGAACAGGGCGACCGCGACGAACTCCGCGAGGAACTCGGCGACGTCCTGCTCCAGGTCGTCTTCCACGCCCGGATCGCCGAGGAGGGCCTGGCCGGGGGAGAAGCGGGACTCCAGGAAGAAGGAGATGGAGAAGAAGAGGAAGAGGAAGGGCGAGAGGGAGAAGAGGCAGGAGCGGGGGCGTTCTCCATCGACGACGTCGCGGCCGGGATCGTGGACAAGCTCATCCACCGCCACCCGCACGTCTTCGGGGACGAGACGGCGAGCACGCCGGAGGACGTGAAGGCGCACTGGATGCGTACCAAGGCGGAGGAGAAGCAGCGGGACTCCGTCACCGAAGGGGTGCCGCTCGGGCAGCCGGGGCTCGCCCTGGCAGCCAAGCTCGGCTCACGGGCGCGCGGCGCCGGGCTCGACGTTCCGCTTCCCGCCGGTGAGGGGATCGGCTACCAACTGCTCGCACTGGCGCTGAGTGCGGAGCGCGAGGGTGTCGACCCCGAGGCGGCGCTGCGGTCGGCGGCGCGCGCCTACCGGGACGCGATCCTGGTCGCGGAGGGGCGATGA
- a CDS encoding SurA N-terminal domain-containing protein, with the protein MHSPHRGSRPHRRRTALALSAAFVAAAPLLAACGNEAHPGAAAVVGDERITVSQLENRVNEVRDAQRDATGGGQRYAQAIAKTGGLTRETLHTMVLDRILDQAAKDAGVSVNRREIQEMRGELEGQTGGAKGLEASWLQQYAVAPERLDESLRSELLAQKLARKIGADMNTKQGQSTFWAALSRASKKLDVDLNPRYGTWDVDNSRRADIRTPWLREVSGQERSV; encoded by the coding sequence TTGCACAGCCCGCACCGCGGCAGTCGTCCGCACCGCCGTCGTACCGCGCTCGCGCTCTCCGCCGCGTTCGTCGCCGCGGCGCCCCTGCTCGCCGCCTGCGGCAACGAGGCCCACCCGGGCGCCGCGGCCGTCGTCGGCGACGAACGCATCACGGTCTCGCAGTTGGAGAACCGGGTGAACGAGGTCCGGGACGCGCAACGGGACGCGACCGGCGGCGGGCAGCGATACGCCCAGGCCATCGCCAAGACCGGCGGCCTGACCCGCGAAACCCTGCACACCATGGTGCTCGACCGGATCCTCGACCAGGCCGCCAAGGACGCCGGTGTCAGCGTGAACCGGCGCGAGATCCAGGAGATGCGCGGCGAACTCGAAGGCCAGACCGGTGGCGCCAAGGGGCTGGAGGCGAGCTGGCTCCAGCAGTACGCCGTCGCCCCGGAACGGCTCGACGAATCGCTGCGCTCGGAGCTGCTCGCCCAGAAGCTCGCCCGCAAGATCGGCGCCGACATGAACACCAAGCAGGGCCAGAGCACCTTCTGGGCCGCACTCTCCCGCGCCTCGAAGAAGCTCGACGTCGACCTCAACCCCCGCTACGGCACCTGGGACGTGGACAACAGCCGCCGCGCGGACATCCGCACGCCGTGGCTGCGCGAGGTGTCCGGGCAGGAGAGGTCAGTCTGA
- a CDS encoding response regulator transcription factor, whose translation MTEQPGAGAAPAAPVRVLVADDEPMMRAGVRAVLAVDPRIEVVAEAADGRQAVDLAQRHRPHVAVLDIRMPGTDGIEATAEIRRTVPGTGVVVLTTFGEDEYILRALENGAAGFLIKSGEPEELLAGVRAVADGAAYLSPRVAARVLAHLSAGGDLSGRRGRARQRIEALTGREREVLALIGAGLSNGRIARRLHVVEGTVKAHVSSILARLGVDNRAAAAVVAHEAGLIPPGGGVAAGDALDAT comes from the coding sequence GTGACCGAACAACCTGGGGCCGGGGCCGCCCCCGCCGCTCCCGTCCGCGTACTCGTCGCCGACGACGAGCCGATGATGCGGGCCGGTGTGCGGGCCGTGCTGGCGGTGGATCCGCGGATCGAGGTCGTCGCGGAGGCGGCCGACGGGCGGCAGGCGGTGGATCTGGCGCAGCGGCACCGGCCGCACGTCGCCGTGCTCGACATCAGGATGCCCGGCACCGACGGCATCGAGGCGACGGCGGAGATCCGCAGGACCGTGCCGGGCACCGGCGTGGTCGTACTGACCACCTTCGGCGAGGACGAGTACATCCTGCGGGCGCTGGAGAACGGCGCCGCAGGATTCCTCATCAAGTCCGGCGAACCCGAGGAACTCCTCGCCGGGGTACGGGCGGTGGCCGACGGCGCCGCCTACCTCTCACCCCGCGTCGCGGCCCGCGTCCTCGCCCATCTCTCGGCGGGCGGCGACCTGTCCGGGCGCCGGGGCAGGGCCCGGCAACGGATCGAGGCGCTGACTGGCCGGGAGCGCGAGGTACTCGCCCTGATCGGCGCCGGTCTGTCCAACGGCCGTATCGCGCGCAGGCTGCATGTGGTCGAGGGCACGGTGAAGGCGCACGTCAGCTCCATCCTGGCCAGGCTCGGCGTGGACAACCGTGCCGCTGCCGCCGTGGTCGCCCACGAGGCGGGGCTGATTCCGCCGGGTGGCGGCGTGGCAGCCGGCGATGCCCTCGACGCCACCTGA
- a CDS encoding sensor histidine kinase, with protein sequence MSYVRQCGQALVSGSTLPLALAAVAVVLSTVSGWWALLAVVAAFLAGRGPGRGGSAAWVLASGVLLAALAVVVRPVWLVRGTDFVWVLVGAAMVPWFAGRFWRQCRLLTRAGWERAEQLERERRLVAEQARLRERARIAQDMHDLLGHELSLIALSAGALKLEPGLAERHRLVAQDIRSRAGAAVERLGEVIGVLREDNGTAPLGPADTDITALVDAARTAGLTVELRAQGDPLEAPTVVRHATHRVVQEALTNAAKHAPHSTTRVLLSHGAAETSVRVESGGGGTRAPLRGVGSGTGLISLDERVRLAGGVFAYGPRGGVFTVEARLPHAHGAAGGPVRSGAYELGESYEYGERYEAGGAGELPVEHRRARRGTARILLAACVLPLATGAVLYAVIVGWNMRSAARTVLSEENYSRLHVGQNRASAERLLPDHQTADRPDAAEPDGADVSCQYYARTANRFDDLSGDVYRVCFAQGRVRSLDAYGMRVSGGAGSPQQERQEEQEEREGREEQEEREGQEEPEQEGQEEGEERIA encoded by the coding sequence GTGTCGTACGTACGCCAATGCGGGCAGGCGCTCGTCTCGGGGAGCACTCTGCCGCTCGCCCTCGCGGCCGTCGCCGTCGTCCTGAGTACCGTCAGCGGCTGGTGGGCCCTGCTCGCCGTGGTCGCCGCGTTTCTGGCGGGGCGGGGGCCCGGGCGTGGCGGGAGCGCGGCCTGGGTGCTCGCCTCCGGGGTGTTGCTCGCGGCGCTCGCCGTGGTCGTGCGTCCGGTGTGGCTGGTCCGGGGTACGGATTTCGTGTGGGTGCTGGTGGGTGCCGCGATGGTGCCCTGGTTCGCCGGACGGTTCTGGCGCCAGTGCCGGCTCCTGACGCGCGCGGGCTGGGAGCGTGCCGAGCAACTGGAGCGCGAACGCAGGCTTGTCGCCGAACAGGCCCGGCTGCGTGAACGGGCGCGTATCGCCCAGGACATGCACGATCTGCTCGGACACGAACTCAGCCTGATCGCCCTGTCCGCGGGCGCGCTCAAACTCGAACCCGGCCTCGCCGAACGGCACCGTCTCGTCGCACAGGACATCCGCTCCCGCGCCGGTGCCGCCGTGGAACGCCTCGGCGAGGTCATCGGCGTACTGCGCGAGGACAACGGCACAGCCCCGCTCGGCCCCGCCGACACCGACATCACCGCCCTCGTCGACGCCGCCCGCACGGCGGGGCTCACTGTCGAACTGCGCGCCCAGGGCGACCCGTTGGAGGCTCCCACGGTGGTCAGGCACGCCACCCACCGCGTCGTACAGGAAGCCCTCACCAACGCCGCCAAACACGCCCCGCACTCCACCACCCGCGTCCTGCTCAGCCACGGCGCGGCCGAGACCTCCGTACGGGTGGAGAGCGGCGGCGGGGGAACGAGGGCCCCACTGCGGGGCGTCGGCAGCGGTACCGGGCTGATCAGTCTCGACGAGCGGGTGCGCCTTGCGGGCGGCGTCTTCGCGTACGGCCCGCGCGGCGGGGTGTTCACCGTGGAGGCCCGGCTGCCGCACGCCCACGGGGCCGCGGGTGGTCCCGTACGGTCCGGGGCGTACGAGTTGGGGGAGTCGTACGAGTACGGGGAGCGGTACGAGGCGGGCGGCGCGGGCGAGTTGCCGGTGGAGCACCGCAGGGCCCGTCGCGGTACGGCGCGGATTCTGCTCGCGGCGTGTGTGCTGCCGCTTGCCACCGGGGCCGTGCTGTACGCCGTGATCGTGGGCTGGAACATGCGCTCGGCCGCCCGCACGGTGCTCAGCGAGGAGAACTACTCCCGCCTCCACGTGGGCCAGAACCGGGCCTCGGCCGAGCGGCTGCTGCCGGACCACCAGACCGCCGACCGTCCCGACGCGGCGGAGCCGGACGGCGCCGACGTGAGCTGCCAGTACTACGCGCGCACCGCGAACCGTTTCGACGATCTGTCCGGTGACGTGTACCGGGTCTGCTTCGCGCAGGGGCGGGTTCGCTCTCTCGACGCGTACGGGATGAGGGTGTCGGGCGGTGCCGGAAGCCCGCAGCAAGAGAGGCAAGAGGAGCAAGAGGAGCGAGAGGGGCGAGAGGAGCAAGAGGAGCGAGAGGGGCAAGAAGAACCGGAACAAGAGGGACAGGAAGAAGGAGAGGAACGGATCGCGTGA
- the cpt gene encoding chloramphenicol phosphotransferase CPT, whose protein sequence is MIVLNGGSSAGKTGIARCLQAVLPEPWLSCGIDGFVDSLPAALRASDTGIAFSDDGQVAVGDTFRALEGAWMRGVAATVRAGAPVIVDDVFLGGADSQARWREALEGLPVLWVGVRCDPAVAAGREIGRGDRAAGMAATQAELAHRGVTYDLEVDTTRTESLECARTIAAHLTAAPSPQPTPHAH, encoded by the coding sequence GTGATCGTGCTCAACGGAGGTTCCAGCGCGGGCAAGACCGGGATCGCGCGCTGTCTGCAAGCGGTGCTTCCCGAGCCGTGGCTGAGCTGCGGGATCGACGGCTTCGTCGACTCGCTGCCCGCCGCGCTGCGCGCCTCGGACACCGGGATCGCCTTCTCCGACGACGGCCAGGTGGCCGTCGGGGACACCTTCCGGGCGCTGGAGGGTGCCTGGATGCGGGGTGTGGCCGCGACCGTACGCGCGGGAGCGCCGGTGATCGTCGACGACGTCTTCCTCGGCGGCGCCGACTCCCAGGCGCGCTGGCGCGAGGCGCTGGAGGGGCTTCCCGTGCTCTGGGTGGGGGTCCGCTGCGACCCGGCCGTCGCGGCGGGACGGGAGATCGGACGCGGGGACCGGGCCGCCGGAATGGCCGCGACCCAGGCCGAACTCGCGCACCGGGGCGTCACCTACGACCTCGAAGTGGACACCACCCGCACCGAATCCCTGGAGTGCGCCCGCACCATCGCCGCCCACCTGACGGCCGCGCCCTCACCACAGCCCACGCCACACGCTCACTGA
- a CDS encoding NADP-dependent oxidoreductase: MNQTALTVRQTARPHGFPTAEHFAFVESALPEPAVGTALVENLYWSVDPYHRELMDDVPGGFALDAPLEGRAVGRVVASRTPGLAEGEIVFHRQGWRTHAVVTPEEIRRLPRFDGVPLTAYLSILGGTGLTAYVGLTRIARLQEGDDLFVSAAAGGVGTATGRIARLLGAGRLVGSAGSAAKADHLVREVGYDAVFDYHDGPAAELLGKAAPDGIDLFVDNVGGEQLAAAVGALREFGRIVRIGTISQYNHPDASPPRFNYADIVEKSLRMEGFLVSNYRDVQDELYEFAVPHLQSGRLALDETVVDGFEHIVDAFLGMLRGRNTGKIIVRDRREVPAVG; this comes from the coding sequence ATGAACCAGACCGCGCTCACCGTGCGCCAGACCGCCCGACCGCACGGCTTTCCCACAGCCGAGCACTTCGCCTTCGTCGAGTCCGCGCTTCCCGAGCCGGCGGTCGGCACCGCGCTGGTGGAGAACCTCTACTGGTCCGTCGACCCGTATCACCGCGAGCTGATGGACGACGTGCCCGGCGGCTTCGCGCTCGACGCGCCGCTGGAGGGCCGTGCCGTCGGGCGGGTCGTCGCCTCGCGCACGCCGGGGCTGGCCGAGGGCGAGATCGTGTTCCACCGGCAGGGCTGGCGCACGCACGCGGTGGTCACGCCGGAGGAGATCCGGCGGCTGCCCCGCTTCGACGGGGTGCCCCTGACCGCGTACTTGAGCATCCTCGGCGGCACCGGCCTGACCGCCTACGTGGGCCTGACCCGCATCGCCCGACTCCAGGAGGGCGACGACCTGTTCGTGTCGGCCGCGGCGGGCGGGGTCGGCACGGCGACCGGGCGCATCGCGCGGCTGCTCGGCGCCGGACGGCTCGTGGGCAGCGCGGGCTCGGCGGCGAAGGCCGACCATCTCGTGCGGGAGGTCGGCTACGACGCGGTCTTCGACTACCACGACGGACCCGCCGCCGAACTCCTCGGCAAGGCCGCACCCGACGGCATCGACCTGTTCGTCGACAACGTCGGCGGTGAGCAACTGGCCGCGGCGGTAGGTGCGTTGCGCGAGTTCGGGCGCATCGTCCGCATCGGCACGATCAGCCAGTACAACCACCCCGACGCCTCGCCGCCGCGCTTCAACTACGCGGACATCGTGGAGAAGAGCCTGCGCATGGAGGGCTTCCTGGTCAGCAACTACCGGGACGTACAGGACGAGTTGTACGAGTTCGCGGTGCCGCATCTGCAGAGCGGCCGCCTCGCTCTGGACGAGACGGTGGTCGACGGGTTCGAGCACATCGTGGACGCGTTTTTGGGCATGCTGCGGGGCCGCAACACCGGCAAGATCATCGTGCGGGATCGTAGGGAAGTCCCGGCCGTCGGCTGA
- a CDS encoding LysR family transcriptional regulator has protein sequence MARTTDSDLAPHELRVLVAVADTGGFSAAAGTLGLTQSAVSHSVRGSERKIGAVLFERGRTGARPTPAGDKAVTHARRVLRLLDVLIAESRGAAHSDAAQGPLRIAAFRSAALHLLPPVLQRLRARHPGIDPRVRIVREVGRGTAGEVADGKADIALGTLGGSVPLPPGLVASGLFDDPYALVHTAGHLAPRSLPLVDWAENCGSYTRDWWAAQDWIPEATIEAEDDGAVLSLVSAGHGMAIMPALSLAGAPPSIGITDLGPKRPTRRIGYVTTAELAGSAAVRALVRELRAAAPRSESALVDTGA, from the coding sequence ATGGCCCGCACGACGGACTCCGATCTCGCCCCGCACGAACTGCGGGTACTGGTGGCGGTGGCGGACACCGGCGGCTTCTCGGCGGCGGCCGGGACACTCGGCCTGACGCAGTCCGCCGTCTCCCACTCCGTTCGCGGCAGCGAGCGCAAGATCGGTGCCGTGCTCTTCGAACGCGGCCGCACCGGCGCCCGCCCCACCCCGGCCGGGGACAAGGCCGTCACACACGCACGCCGCGTCCTGCGCCTGCTGGACGTCCTGATCGCCGAGTCACGCGGTGCCGCGCACTCCGACGCGGCGCAAGGGCCACTGCGCATCGCGGCCTTCCGCAGCGCGGCGCTCCACCTGCTGCCACCCGTCCTTCAGCGGCTGCGCGCCCGGCACCCCGGGATCGATCCACGGGTACGGATCGTCCGCGAGGTGGGACGCGGCACCGCGGGCGAAGTGGCCGACGGGAAAGCCGACATAGCCCTCGGCACACTCGGCGGCTCCGTGCCGCTGCCACCGGGCCTCGTCGCGAGCGGGCTCTTCGACGATCCGTACGCCCTGGTGCACACGGCGGGTCACCTCGCCCCGCGTTCACTGCCGCTGGTCGACTGGGCCGAGAACTGCGGCTCCTACACCCGCGACTGGTGGGCCGCCCAGGACTGGATCCCCGAGGCGACCATCGAGGCCGAGGACGACGGAGCGGTCCTCTCCCTGGTGAGCGCGGGCCACGGCATGGCGATCATGCCCGCGCTCTCCCTGGCCGGAGCACCGCCCTCGATCGGGATCACCGACCTCGGCCCCAAGCGCCCGACCCGCCGCATCGGCTATGTCACCACCGCCGAACTGGCCGGGTCCGCCGCCGTACGCGCCCTGGTCAGGGAACTGCGGGCCGCGGCCCCCCGGAGTGAGAGCGCTCTCGTCGACACCGGGGCCTGA
- a CDS encoding HNH endonuclease family protein, which yields MAVGLLLCGGLASAACDGLPGEGGQEPRPSGGESGPGGGPDSGRALSPLANPRGTGPGLAPVTGHDGTAAALRTIEKLATKGRGPRTGYERDEFGYAWLDTADGVPLARNGCDTRNDLLRRDGERIRLRSGSDCVVVAMTLHDPYTGKTLTWRKQRAAAVQIDHVVPLSYGWQLGASRWSADKRRQFANDPLNLLPVDGPTNSAKGDSGPASWLPPAKGIRCAYVLRFAQVAEKYALSVTSADKRAMTAQCSG from the coding sequence GTGGCCGTGGGTCTCCTGCTGTGCGGGGGACTCGCCTCGGCTGCCTGCGACGGCCTTCCCGGCGAGGGCGGGCAGGAGCCGCGCCCCAGCGGCGGCGAGAGCGGGCCCGGCGGCGGCCCGGACTCCGGCCGGGCGCTCAGTCCGCTGGCCAATCCGCGCGGCACCGGGCCGGGGCTCGCGCCCGTGACCGGCCACGACGGCACCGCGGCGGCCCTGCGCACCATCGAGAAGCTGGCCACCAAGGGGCGCGGGCCCAGGACCGGCTACGAACGGGACGAGTTCGGGTACGCGTGGCTGGACACCGCCGACGGTGTACCGCTGGCCCGTAACGGCTGCGACACCCGTAACGACCTGCTGCGGCGCGACGGCGAACGGATACGGCTGCGCTCCGGATCGGACTGCGTGGTCGTCGCCATGACGCTGCACGACCCGTACACCGGCAAGACCCTCACCTGGCGCAAGCAGCGGGCCGCCGCCGTGCAGATCGACCACGTCGTACCGCTGTCCTACGGCTGGCAGTTGGGCGCCTCCCGCTGGAGCGCGGACAAGCGCCGCCAGTTCGCGAACGATCCGCTGAACCTGCTGCCGGTGGACGGACCCACCAACTCCGCGAAGGGCGACTCGGGCCCCGCCTCCTGGCTCCCGCCCGCCAAGGGCATCCGCTGCGCCTACGTACTGCGCTTCGCCCAGGTCGCCGAGAAGTACGCTCTCTCGGTCACCTCGGCGGACAAGAGGGCGATGACGGCGCAGTGTTCCGGGTGA
- a CDS encoding TetR/AcrR family transcriptional regulator: MPRKAASAPATDPAPDTESPGTESPDAANSPSTGRRYHHGDLRRAVLAAALEVIAADGPAALSLRDLARRAGVSHAAPAHHFGDRTGLLTAIAAEGFDLLADALGAADGLREAGVRYVRFARQRPAHFRVMFAPDLLRADDPELARAREAAGDRLREAVAGLPPEDRGQDARLASIAAWSLAHGFATLLLSHNLDAPVGDRDPEDVFADLATMLFRPGG; encoded by the coding sequence ATGCCCCGTAAAGCCGCCTCAGCCCCGGCCACCGACCCCGCCCCGGACACCGAGTCCCCCGGCACCGAGTCCCCCGACGCCGCCAACTCCCCATCCACCGGCCGTCGTTACCACCACGGGGATCTGCGCCGGGCGGTACTGGCCGCGGCCCTGGAGGTGATCGCGGCCGACGGGCCCGCGGCGCTGAGCCTGCGGGATCTGGCCCGGCGGGCGGGGGTCTCGCACGCGGCGCCCGCCCACCACTTCGGCGACCGCACCGGGCTGCTCACCGCCATCGCCGCCGAGGGGTTCGACCTGCTCGCCGACGCGCTCGGCGCCGCGGACGGGCTGCGGGAGGCGGGCGTGCGCTACGTACGTTTCGCGCGGCAGCGGCCCGCGCACTTCCGGGTGATGTTCGCGCCGGACCTGCTGCGCGCCGACGACCCGGAACTGGCACGGGCCCGGGAGGCGGCGGGCGACAGACTGCGGGAGGCGGTGGCGGGGCTACCGCCCGAGGACCGCGGGCAGGACGCCCGGCTTGCCTCGATCGCCGCCTGGTCCCTGGCCCACGGCTTCGCCACACTGCTGCTCAGCCACAATCTGGACGCACCCGTGGGCGACCGGGACCCCGAGGACGTGTTCGCCGACCTCGCCACCATGCTGTTCCGCCCCGGCGGCTGA
- a CDS encoding GNAT family N-acetyltransferase: protein MDDSELVTAADIRLMQGLAQRVTAVGPELVNADATCGELAWNWGKGHARYGDGWPRRLWFAADELVAWGWAQLPHRVRRNDGSVRDVTGANLVYQVHPAHRALVDEVIDWYDAVAAGAERTVVASLADEFALERWAAHGYETDPASLGDKGFWTQLNLRELGDDYSRSHNHSHNHNKAHDLGGGSDPHNPAGQGELERPVLPHGFRFRTAEEVGPRAVVQAHVDAWAPSSYSAESYEGVRTTSPYRADLHVLVEAPGGTMATSTIMWLDEVNRTAQFEPVGTHPDYRRLGLARAMLLHGMHLARAAGARRMTVVCLGAPGHPAARGLYYSVGFREISRDAALIKAAGVGS, encoded by the coding sequence ATGGATGACTCCGAGCTTGTGACCGCTGCGGACATACGGCTCATGCAGGGCCTGGCACAGCGGGTCACCGCCGTCGGCCCCGAACTGGTGAACGCCGACGCCACGTGCGGTGAGCTGGCCTGGAACTGGGGGAAGGGACACGCGCGGTACGGCGACGGCTGGCCGCGTCGGCTCTGGTTCGCCGCTGACGAGCTCGTCGCCTGGGGCTGGGCCCAACTCCCGCACCGGGTAAGGCGAAACGACGGCTCGGTGAGGGACGTCACCGGCGCCAACCTGGTGTACCAGGTCCATCCCGCTCACCGTGCGCTGGTGGACGAGGTCATCGACTGGTACGACGCTGTGGCGGCCGGTGCCGAGCGCACGGTGGTGGCCTCACTCGCCGACGAGTTCGCTCTCGAGCGATGGGCCGCGCACGGCTACGAGACCGATCCGGCCTCGCTCGGGGACAAGGGCTTCTGGACCCAGCTCAATCTGCGCGAACTCGGCGACGACTACAGCCGCAGCCACAATCACAGCCACAACCACAACAAAGCCCACGACCTCGGGGGCGGGAGCGACCCGCACAACCCCGCCGGCCAGGGCGAGTTGGAGCGGCCGGTGCTGCCGCACGGCTTCCGGTTCCGTACCGCCGAGGAGGTCGGGCCGCGGGCCGTGGTCCAGGCCCATGTGGACGCCTGGGCCCCGTCGTCGTATTCGGCCGAGTCGTACGAGGGGGTACGGACGACTTCGCCGTACCGGGCTGACCTGCATGTTCTGGTGGAGGCGCCGGGCGGGACGATGGCCACCTCGACGATCATGTGGCTCGACGAGGTGAACAGGACCGCCCAGTTCGAGCCGGTCGGCACCCACCCGGACTACCGGCGGCTCGGCTTGGCACGGGCGATGCTGCTGCACGGGATGCACTTGGCCCGGGCGGCGGGGGCCCGCCGGATGACCGTCGTCTGTCTGGGCGCGCCGGGGCATCCGGCGGCGCGGGGGCTGTACTACAGCGTCGGGTTCCGGGAGATCTCGCGGGACGCGGCGCTCATCAAGGCGGCAGGGGTGGGGAGTTGA